One Dissulfuribacter thermophilus DNA window includes the following coding sequences:
- a CDS encoding precorrin-8X methylmutase, which yields MKLLMDPAKIEEESFRRIEALLPASIKGQFSRGEWEVTRRIIHTTGDPEFYRLVRFSKGAVDEGVKALLEKKGVYADTRMLLSGISTGRLKELSVSASCLINDHEVVRRAKESSITRAAASIELLIDRQKEGMDTGIVAIGNAPTALFYLLDAIKEISWRPSLIIGTPVGFVGAEESKEALMASGVPYITCVGTRGGSTVAASIVNALAIMALRKKTIT from the coding sequence ATGAAGCTTTTAATGGACCCTGCAAAGATAGAGGAAGAGAGCTTTAGAAGGATAGAAGCCCTTTTGCCAGCCTCCATAAAAGGTCAGTTTTCCCGTGGTGAATGGGAGGTAACTAGGCGCATTATTCACACAACTGGAGATCCTGAATTTTATAGACTCGTGAGATTTTCAAAGGGTGCAGTTGATGAGGGAGTAAAGGCATTACTGGAAAAAAAAGGTGTCTATGCAGACACAAGAATGCTCCTTTCAGGTATAAGTACAGGGAGATTGAAAGAGCTCAGTGTATCCGCATCTTGTCTGATCAATGACCATGAGGTCGTACGACGTGCGAAGGAATCCTCCATAACTAGGGCCGCTGCTAGTATTGAATTACTGATTGATAGGCAAAAAGAAGGCATGGATACAGGGATTGTTGCCATTGGTAATGCTCCAACGGCCCTTTTTTATCTCCTCGATGCCATAAAGGAGATATCCTGGAGACCCAGCCTTATAATTGGGACTCCCGTAGGGTTTGTTGGTGCAGAGGAATCAAAAGAGGCCTTAATGGCATCTGGTGTCCCCTATATAACATGTGTAGGCACAAGGGGCGGTTCTACAGTTGCAGCGAGCATTGTAAATGCCTTGGCAATAATGGCTCTTAGAAAAAAGACGATAACCTAA
- the cobI gene encoding precorrin-2 C(20)-methyltransferase, with protein sequence MEEKSLRLGKLYGIGVGPGDPELITLKAIRILREVESIFAASSSSNEYSIALSIVDKHIGGRPVIGLPFPMTRDKEVLKRAWLENAQKVLGCLREGRDCAFITLGDPLTYSTFCHLMRTVKELEPTVEVVTVPGITSYHAAAAKLNYPIAEGDKGFYVVSGVNGGRHIKEALIKSDTVFVLKTYREFSNIKQVLEELQLLEDAVLVKKIGMEDEEIKRGVEDLSEDAKLPYLTLLVVKNSSA encoded by the coding sequence ATGGAAGAGAAAAGTCTAAGACTAGGCAAGCTTTATGGTATTGGTGTTGGCCCAGGAGACCCAGAACTTATAACTCTCAAGGCCATTAGGATATTAAGAGAGGTGGAATCAATATTTGCGGCATCTTCTAGCTCAAATGAATACAGCATTGCCCTATCCATAGTTGACAAGCACATCGGAGGACGGCCTGTCATAGGGCTGCCTTTTCCTATGACCCGTGACAAGGAAGTATTAAAACGCGCTTGGCTAGAAAATGCCCAAAAGGTGCTCGGTTGCCTTAGAGAAGGCAGGGATTGTGCTTTTATTACCTTAGGAGACCCCCTTACCTATTCGACTTTTTGTCACCTCATGAGGACAGTGAAAGAATTGGAACCAACTGTAGAAGTCGTGACCGTACCAGGAATTACCTCTTATCATGCTGCAGCAGCTAAGCTGAATTATCCAATTGCAGAGGGAGACAAGGGGTTTTACGTGGTGTCAGGTGTAAACGGTGGTCGACATATAAAAGAGGCCCTTATAAAGTCGGATACCGTATTCGTACTTAAGACCTACCGGGAATTTTCTAATATCAAACAGGTACTAGAGGAGCTTCAGCTTCTGGAAGATGCAGTGCTCGTAAAGAAGATAGGGATGGAAGATGAAGAGATTAAGAGGGGCGTAGAGGATCTTTCAGAAGATGCAAAATTACCTTACCTCACTCTCCTTGTGGTTAAAAACAGTAGTGCTTAG
- a CDS encoding cobalt-precorrin-5B (C(1))-methyltransferase, which translates to MKKVKLRWGYTTGTCAAAATKAALLKLITGGVHEKVDVSLPGGKSLQIKIERTECLKKSVIATVIKDGGDDPDCTHGAEIQSRVTLVDDAKKEVVLTGGQGVGLITKPGLVLPPGEPAINPVPRQMIRQAINEALVNTGNDVLASSVHVEIIVPRGEELSKETLNPRLGIIGGISILGTTGLVKPFSHGAYRATIYTALKVAQASGIKQIFLVTGSTTDKFSRQLNPSAPEVAFCQMGDYVKFSMEWASKLDFIRICVYAFWGKTIKMAQGLGQTHASIGAVDFDLLARLTQNVTNDAKIISSIKTANTARLALELLKENGLRSVIREVAVLALKNLKSYTIKNIPVCFNLLDYDGTVLERIEH; encoded by the coding sequence ATGAAGAAAGTAAAATTACGGTGGGGTTACACTACAGGTACATGTGCTGCTGCTGCTACAAAGGCCGCACTGTTGAAGCTCATTACAGGAGGGGTGCATGAGAAAGTGGATGTCTCCCTTCCTGGGGGAAAATCACTTCAAATCAAGATAGAGAGAACTGAGTGCTTAAAAAAGAGTGTGATAGCAACAGTAATCAAAGATGGAGGTGATGACCCGGACTGTACCCATGGGGCTGAGATTCAGTCCAGGGTTACCCTCGTTGACGACGCTAAAAAGGAGGTAGTTCTTACAGGAGGACAAGGGGTTGGTCTTATAACAAAGCCAGGCCTGGTACTTCCACCTGGAGAGCCCGCCATAAACCCAGTCCCAAGGCAGATGATAAGACAAGCTATTAATGAGGCATTAGTGAATACGGGCAACGATGTCCTGGCCAGTTCAGTCCATGTGGAGATAATAGTCCCGAGGGGAGAAGAACTTTCAAAAGAGACTCTAAATCCCAGGCTGGGCATCATTGGCGGTATCTCGATATTGGGTACAACAGGGCTTGTAAAGCCTTTTTCCCACGGTGCCTATCGTGCAACCATCTACACAGCACTTAAGGTTGCCCAGGCAAGTGGCATAAAACAGATATTTCTAGTTACAGGATCAACTACTGACAAATTTTCTAGGCAGTTAAATCCATCGGCCCCAGAGGTTGCGTTTTGTCAAATGGGAGATTACGTGAAATTCTCCATGGAGTGGGCCTCAAAATTGGATTTTATAAGGATTTGTGTCTATGCTTTTTGGGGCAAGACCATAAAGATGGCTCAAGGACTTGGTCAGACCCATGCATCGATTGGCGCAGTTGATTTCGATCTTTTAGCACGATTGACTCAAAATGTTACCAATGATGCGAAAATAATTTCGTCGATCAAAACTGCTAACACAGCACGTCTGGCCCTTGAGCTCTTAAAGGAAAATGGGCTCAGATCAGTTATAAGAGAGGTAGCAGTACTTGCCCTAAAGAATCTAAAGTCTTACACGATTAAGAATATCCCTGTTTGCTTCAACCTTTTAGATTATGATGGAACTGTTTTAGAAAGGATTGAGCATTGA
- the cbiE gene encoding precorrin-6y C5,15-methyltransferase (decarboxylating) subunit CbiE: MSNAFPVYIIGTGAGRAHLTDEARDIILKSDVVFGSERLSRIFGDLVEDFRTLKFPLSKAVEEINDLSKKKKVVVLVSGDPLYYSIGKYVLKVLGKDRCVIHSNVTIAQVAFARLRLPWDDAFVLSLHGRGLEALEQAILKYKKIGIYTDPENNPAKIAEFLLDKGIECGALYVLEGIGDVCERIQRFDLSQARRERFRDPNFVVLLLRGGEEKGGVPWFGMPESAFSHNNIPITKREVRAIVLSRLELVDPRLLMWDIGAGSGAVSIEASRFLPSGKIYAVEKDPDRINSIQDNLRRYDVRNVELIEGLAPSCLTQLPPPDRVFIGGGGKYLNSILNFSIDAMKEQAIIVVNCVMLSSLGTACSVMESKGLRYEVVEIQVSRSRNIGDGFYLKAQNPVWLVVGEKKE; the protein is encoded by the coding sequence ATGAGTAATGCTTTTCCCGTTTACATTATTGGAACAGGTGCTGGCAGAGCTCACCTCACGGATGAGGCCAGAGACATAATCTTAAAGTCTGATGTGGTATTTGGTAGTGAAAGACTTTCAAGGATATTTGGAGATCTTGTAGAAGATTTTCGTACCTTAAAGTTCCCTCTATCCAAAGCTGTAGAAGAGATCAATGATTTGAGCAAAAAGAAAAAAGTAGTTGTATTGGTTTCAGGGGATCCACTTTACTACAGTATAGGGAAATACGTCCTAAAGGTCCTTGGCAAAGACAGATGCGTAATTCACTCCAATGTCACGATAGCCCAAGTTGCCTTTGCACGGCTTAGGCTCCCTTGGGACGATGCCTTTGTTTTAAGCCTCCATGGCAGGGGGTTAGAGGCGTTGGAGCAGGCCATTTTAAAATACAAAAAGATCGGTATCTATACTGATCCAGAGAACAATCCTGCAAAGATTGCCGAATTTTTACTAGATAAGGGGATTGAGTGTGGAGCCTTGTACGTACTCGAGGGAATTGGCGATGTGTGTGAGCGGATTCAAAGGTTTGACCTGTCTCAGGCCAGGAGAGAGAGGTTCCGGGACCCAAATTTTGTGGTGCTCCTTTTAAGGGGAGGAGAAGAAAAAGGGGGGGTACCCTGGTTTGGTATGCCTGAGTCCGCCTTTAGCCATAACAATATCCCCATCACAAAGAGGGAAGTGAGGGCAATTGTTCTATCAAGGCTTGAACTCGTGGACCCCAGGCTTCTAATGTGGGATATTGGCGCAGGGTCTGGGGCTGTATCTATTGAGGCTTCTCGATTTCTTCCCTCTGGTAAGATTTATGCAGTGGAAAAGGACCCAGATAGGATAAACTCAATCCAGGACAATTTGAGGCGCTATGATGTCAGAAACGTAGAGCTCATAGAGGGGCTCGCCCCCAGTTGTCTAACCCAATTGCCTCCTCCAGATAGGGTTTTTATAGGAGGAGGGGGTAAGTATTTGAATTCAATTCTAAATTTTTCTATAGATGCCATGAAGGAACAGGCCATAATAGTAGTAAATTGCGTGATGTTGAGTTCTTTGGGAACCGCATGTTCTGTCATGGAATCTAAGGGGCTTCGGTATGAGGTGGTAGAGATTCAGGTGAGCCGTTCCAGAAATATTGGCGATGGGTTTTATCTCAAGGCCCAAAACCCTGTCTGGTTAGTTGTTGGTGAGAAAAAGGAGTGA
- the cobM gene encoding precorrin-4 C(11)-methyltransferase encodes MNKVYFVGAGPGDPKLITVRGKELVETADLILYAGSLVPKEMLVWAKPEAVLQDTSGMTLEEIIDSIKKGWERNKLVVRLHTGEPSLYGATYEQFNALDELNIPYEVVPGVTAAFLCASRLKKELTVPEKTQTVIFTRVKGRTPVPENEDLEVLSKIGASMAIYLSVSKISEVAKTLSQHYGPEAPIVVGYRLGWPGEIVIEGTVKDIGEKVRKAGISKHAIILVGPCLEKESASSTRSRLYSKDFSHGYRKSGS; translated from the coding sequence ATGAATAAAGTCTATTTTGTTGGAGCCGGCCCAGGAGATCCAAAGCTCATTACTGTCCGTGGAAAAGAACTTGTTGAAACTGCAGACCTTATCCTTTATGCAGGCTCACTTGTGCCAAAAGAGATGCTCGTTTGGGCCAAGCCCGAGGCAGTTCTCCAGGATACATCAGGCATGACCCTTGAAGAGATCATTGACTCAATAAAAAAGGGATGGGAACGCAATAAACTCGTTGTGCGTCTCCATACAGGGGAACCGTCCCTCTACGGGGCAACTTATGAGCAATTCAATGCACTAGATGAGCTCAATATACCATATGAAGTAGTACCAGGAGTGACAGCTGCATTTTTGTGCGCTTCCCGCCTTAAGAAAGAACTAACAGTGCCTGAAAAGACCCAGACCGTAATATTTACAAGGGTCAAGGGCAGGACCCCTGTGCCGGAAAACGAAGACCTTGAGGTGCTGTCAAAAATAGGGGCCAGCATGGCCATTTATTTGAGTGTCTCCAAGATAAGTGAAGTGGCTAAGACGCTTTCGCAACATTATGGCCCTGAGGCCCCAATTGTTGTTGGATATAGGCTTGGCTGGCCAGGTGAAATAGTAATTGAGGGGACAGTCAAAGACATCGGTGAAAAAGTTAGAAAAGCTGGCATCTCCAAACATGCTATCATTCTTGTAGGGCCTTGTCTTGAAAAGGAATCTGCTTCTTCCACCAGGTCGAGGTTATATTCAAAAGATTTTTCTCATGGATATAGAAAGTCAGGATCTTAA